The Granulicella sp. 5B5 nucleotide sequence GGAATTGTAGCCGCTTGCCACCTCAAGCTCCACGTCAACCAGACCACCGTCGCTCTCACACTGCTTCTCTACATCCTCTTCCTCGCCGCGCGATGGGGCCTCCGCTACGCGGTCGTCATGTCCATCGCGGCCACGTTTCTCTACAACTACTTCTTCCTCCCGCCCATCGGCACGCTCACCATCAGCGACCCCCAGAACTGGCTTGCGCTCTTCGCTTTTCTGGCAACCTCCGTCGTCGGTGCGCGCCTCTCCGAGCGCGTCCGCGAAGAAGCCGAGGACGCCCGCCTGCGCCAGCGCGAGATTGAAGTCCTCTACGGCCTCAGCCGCGAGCTCCTGCAGACCGAAAACGTCGCTGGCCTGCTCAACGCCATCGCCCCCGCGGTGATGCTCGTCACGCACGCCGACGCCGTCGCGCTCTATCTCCTCGACGGCGACCGCCGCTACCTCGCCGGCGACCCCGCCGCCATCCCCATGGACGAGATCGGCATGCGCCAGCACGCACTCACCCTCGCCGGCGCCGACACCGTCACCGATACCGTCACTGCCACCCACTTCGGCGTCCTCGAGTCGCGCATCCCCATCCGCGTCGGCGTCCGCCCCCGCGGCCTCCTCATCATCAAAGGCGTCCATCTCTCCACCGACTCCCTCGACGCCATCGGCAGCCTCGTCAGCATCGCCCTCGACCGCGCCCAGGCCCTCGACAGCGTCACCCGCGCCGAGGCCGCCAAGGAAAGCGAGCGCCTCCGCTCCCTCATGATCGACTCCATCACCCACGAGCTCCGCACCCCACTCACCTCCATCAAGGCCTCCGCCACCACGCTCCTCATACACGACCCCTGCGGTCCCAACGCTTTAGACGCCGCCTCCCAGCGCGACCTCCTCACCGTCATCGACGAGGAGACCGACCGCCTCAACCGCCTCGTCTCCGAGGCTGTCGAGATGGCCCAGCTCGACGCCCAGGAGGTCCACATGGCCTTCACGCCCACCGATCTCGTCACCGTCGTTGACGCCGCCGTCGATGCCTCCTCCGCCGTCCTCGCAGACCACGACCTCCACCAGCACATCCCCCAGCTTCCACCCATCCTCGCCGACGCCGGCTACATTGAAAAAGTCCTCATCAACCTCCTCGAAAACGCCGCGAAGTACTCCGCTCCCGGCACCCCCATCTTCATCTCGGCCGAGCGCCACCCCGTCACCGTCACCCTCTCCGTCGCCGACCACGGCCAGGGCATCGACTCCTCCGAACAGGAGCTCATCTTCGAGCGCTTCTACCGCGCCAACTCCGTCAGCCGCCACACCTCCGGCACCGGCATGGGCCTCGCCATCAGCCGCGCCATCATGGAGGCCCACCACGGTTCCCTCACCGTCACCAGCCAACTCGGCGAAGGCTCCGTCTTCTCCATCACCCTCCCGCTCGCCTCCCAATCCCTTGTCTGAGGCGTGATGTCTCGGGAAGGCCTGATTAGATTAAGTCCCTGCTTTGAAGGGGCGGGGCTTCAGCCCTGCCGTAAACCAGCTGCAATCAAAAGGGGCTTTAGCCCCGGAGGGACGGCCATCAATCTCGCAGAGGGCCAAAGGCCCGATATAAAATCCTCCTCTGGCTCTGTACCGCCCAATCGCGACCCGCTTCGCATTTACCGCCACTCCGTCTATACTGGTATGCGGCCATTTTCCATAGCCCAGCTACTGTGGAAAATGCGCCCCGAGGTCCAGTCGCCAGCATGTTCGTCCTCCCGAAGATCGAAGCCGCTGCCCGCACCGACGTCGGTCTTCGCCGCCGCAGCAACCAGGACAGCTTCGGCACCGACGAAGAGCTCGGCCTCTATGTCGTCTGCGACGGCATGGGTGGCGCAGCCGGCGGCGAGGTCGCCAGCCGCATCGCAGTTGACACCTTCCTCGAAATCGCCCGTCAGGAACTCCTCACCCTCAACGACAAGAATGCCGACTGTACCCGCTGCGCCCTCACCCGCGCCGCCGCTGCCGCCAACCGCGCCGTCCTCACCCGTGCGAACTTCGACATCGCCCTCCGCGGCATGGGCACCACCCTCGTCGCCGCGCGCGTCACGGGTGACTCCGTCACGGTCCTCAACGTAGGTGACAGCCGTGCTTATCTCTTCACCGCCAACGGCGCCTCCCAGCTCACGCTCGACCACTCCTACGTCGCCGAGCAGGTCCGCCGCGGCCTCCTCACCGAAGCCGAAGCCGAGCGCTCCAGCTTCCAGTCCGTCATCACCCGCGCCATCGGCGTCGACCAGGACGTCACCCCCGACCTCTACGACGCCACCCTCACCCCCGGCGACTCGCTCCTCCTCTGTTCCGACGGCCTCACCCGCCACGTCACCCGCGAAGAACTCGCCCAGATCGTCACCGACACCGCCAACGAACCCGCCGACGAAACATGTGCCCGCATGATCGCCCTCGCCAACGCCCACGGCGGTTCCGACAACATCACATGCCTCCTCCTCCGCGCCAATCCCGCATAGCTCAACGATTCACCCACCAATAGGTCCGCCGTTCTTCGGAGGGAGCAGCGGCCTTCAGGCCGCTGAACCGAGCGATGTTTTGAAGGGCTTTAGCCCCGGAGACCGTAGCGACGAACTCCTAATTCCCCTTGGGCATCTCCACATGGTCGATGACCAGCACCTTCACCGGCCCCTTCGAGGGCTCAAGCTTCAACCCCAGCTGCTCCTGGATCGCCGTAAGGATCGTTGGTGGAGCATCGGCGGCTTGCTGACCCGGCGTTCCGTCATCCTCCGGAGTCCACTTCAGCTTCACGTCGTAGCGTCCGCTCAGCCCGGTCTTGTCCACCACCACGCGTCCCAGGTCCCGCTGCAGCTCCTGCGTCAATGTTTGTGCCAGCTCATCCAGCGTCACATTGGTTGCCACAAGTGAGTTATCGTCGGAATCGATGCCCGACCCGCCCTCCGTGGGGTTTGCCGGAGTCAGCAACGATCCCTTTTTGCCCACCACCAGCTCATACACCGGCATCTCGCGCGTCTCCCAATGGACCGCCAGCTTGAAGCGGTCAGCCAGCATCTGCTGAAACATCGGCTGCTGCATGGCTCTCCGGTGTGCGCGGTCCAGAGTCTTCACCCTCTGGGCATCGGCGGACTCCATCTTCGCCTGCATGTCGAACTTGGCTGAGCCCATCCACTTCGGTCCACCAAAAATCCTTGCATCGGAGATCCCGTACGCCCGGCTTGCTATCATCCGTTTCAACGTGACATTCGTCGCCGTGAAGATGCCGCCCGACATCTCCGTGCTGGCGTCCTGACTGCCAGTGGTATTGGGTTTTACGGTAGTCACCGCGAACGTCGGAGAAGCCGCCACCGGCGTATTAGCCGGAGCTTGCCCCGGCATCCGGCGGCACGAGACCACGAACACCAGCAATGTCAGCGCTGCAATAGCCATCCGCTTCATACGCAGGCAATCCATCGGCACCATGCTCCACATAGTTTGAATGTAATGACTTAGACAACACCTTACACGGCTCGTTAGCAACCCGCGAGCAATCATATTGCCCTCTCACGTCACCGGCGTAAAATCACTGCATGATTGTCATCGACACCGAATACCAAGACCTCGCCACCCCCTCGGGCCCCATGCGCACCCACCTCGTCCGCCCCGCGGCTCCCGGTAAGTATCCCGGAATCATCCTCTTCTCCGAAATCTTTCAAGTCACGGCTCCTATTCGCCGCACCGCCTTGCAACTCGCCGGTCACGGCTACGTCGTTGCCGTCCCGGAGGTCTATCACGAGTACGAACCCCTCGGCTCCGTCCTCGCCTACGACCAGGCTGGCTCCGACAGAGGCAACGCGCTCAAGACCACCAAGCCCGTCAAGCAGTACGACGACGACGCCCGCGTCGTGCTCGACTACCTCGCCTCCCGCGAGGACTGCTCCGGTAAGCTCGGCGTCATGGGCATCTGCATGGGCGGCCACCTCGCCTTCCGCGCCGCTATGAACCCCCAGGTCCGCGGCGCTGTTTGCTTCTACGCCACCGACATCCACAAAGGCGGCCTCGGCGAAGGCATGCACGACGACTCCATGGCCCGCGCCGGCGAGATCAAAGGCGAGCTCCTCATGGTCTGGGGCCGCCAGGACCCCCACATCCCCACCGAGGGCCGCATGAAGGTCCTCAACCGCCTCAACGAGGTCGAAACCCGCCTCAACTGGCACGAAGTCAATGGCGCTCACGCCTTCCTCCGCGACGAAGGCGTCCGCTACGACCCCGACCTCGCCCGCTCCATGTTCGGCCTCGCCCTCGACCTCTTCCACCGCACCCTCGCCGTCGGCTAGGGGTGATACCGCCGTGGCGAAACTTCGCTCACTCCGCGTCCTTGGCGGTAGCCTTGGCCTCTTGACACGCATCGTACAATAGAACTGAAGCACAAAACCCGGCCTAGGCCGGGTTTTGTCGTCTCACAGCTCTTTCTCATCCCACGCCCAGGGTAACCACCGAACTGGTTACCAGCCTAACCCCAATCCGCTGCGGATCATAGCCCCAAAAACCGGGGGGAGGGTGCCTAGCTGATATACGCCCGCAGCCACGGATTGCTGGTCCGCACCAGCTCCTCCGTCGACCCGTCGAAGACCACCCGCCCCTCGTTGATCACCAGGAACTTCGTCCCCGGATCGATCCCGCCATTCGGTATCGGCACCATGTGCCCGGCCTGCTGGTCGAACCGGTGAGTCGCCAGCGTAAACGCGTCCTGCAGCCGGTGCGTAATCAGCAGGGAAGTCGTATGCGACACATCCCGCTGCTTCACCACCAGCTCAATGATGGTCGTCGACGTGATCGGGTCCAGCCCACCGGTAGGCGAATCGTACAAAATCAGGTCCGGCCTGCTGATGATCGCCCGCGCAATCGAAACCCGCCGCCGCATGCCGCCGCTCAGCTCCGGCGGATACTTCGCAATCGCCTTCTCCAGTTCCACAAACCGCAGCGCCTCCACCACCCGCTCGTGGATCTCCGCCTCCGGCACATGCTCCTCCTCCAGCCGGTAGGCGACGTTGTCCTCCACGTCGATCGAATCGAACAGCGCGCTCTCCTGGAACACCATTCCCACATGCGCGCGAAGGCTGAATATCTCCTTCTCGTTCAGTTCGTTCAGTGGCTGTCCTACAACCAGAACCTCCCCACTGTCGGCCATCAGCAGGCCATTGGTCAGCTTCATCAGCACGCTCTTGCCGCCGCCCGCCGGCCCCAGGATAATTCTGGTCTCCCCATGGGCCACCGCAAAACTGATGTTCTTCAGCACCTGGTGCCCGTCAAAACCAATCGAAACATCGCGAAACTCCACCACAGGCGTTCCTGCGGCCAAACGCTCGGAGACCTCCGCTTCGGTCAGGCGTCCCACCATCGGCTACCTCCCAAAGATCCCGATCATTAGCTGCGTCACCAGAAAGTCCACCAGGATGATGAACACCGACGAAACCACCACCGCCTGCGTCGTAGCCTTACCAACGCCGCGCGTTCCGCCCGTCGTCTTCAGCCCGTAGTAGCAGCCCACTGTGGCGATGATGAACCCGGAGAACAGCGGCTTCACCAGCCCCTCCACCACGTCGCCATACTGCAGCGACATATACGAGGTGTGCAGGAACGTCGCTGCATTCAGCCGCAGCAGCAGCACGGACACCGCTGCACCGCCCGCCATCCCGCAGGCGTCCGCGATGATCGTCAGGAAGAACAGCATCACCACCGAGGCCACCAGCCGCGGCGCCACCAGCTTGCGAATCGGGTCCGTCCCCAGTGCCCGCATCGCATCAATCTGCTCGGAGACCTTCATCGAGCCCAGCTCGCTGGCCATGCCCGACGTGTTCCGGCCGCTCACCATCAGTCCCGTCAGCACCGGCCCCAGCTCCTTCACCATCGAGAGCGAGACCAGCCGCCCGGTCATGTTGATCGCGCCGAACTGTTTCAGTGTCACAGCCGCCTGCAGTGCCAGCACGCAGCCGGTAAAGAATCCGGTCAGCACCACGATCGGCAGCGATCCGAATCCGATCGAGTCCATTTGCGTATACGTGTCCGCAATGTACCGCGGCGTTGAGAACAGGTTCCCGATGATGCGCGCGCAGAGCAGCGCGTACTCCTGGATCGAACCGACGATCTTCTTCGCGAACGCTTCTGGGGAAGTAAGTGGCATGTCTCAGGCTTACGGCTCAGGGTATCAGATGCTCCACCCCACGCCCTACGTCGCACAGAGTTGTGTCTTGTCTTCACCTTGTCACGCATCTGTCATGCACACCCCAAGCCGCTTCTGCTTGAGGTGAAAGATGAGAAAATAGGGTGATGGCCACTCTGCTCCACCGCGACGGAACCGATACCATGACCGCCGCCGTTCTGCGCGGCAAAGAGGACTTGCGTATTGAGCAGATGCCCATCCCCACCGCTGGCCCGGGCGAACTCGTCCTCCGCGTCGGTGCCGCGCTTACCTGTGGCACGGACCTCAAGGTCTACCGCCGCGGCTACCACGCGAAGATGCTCACCCTCGACCGCCTCTTCGGCCACGAACTCGCCGGGACCGTCATCGAGGCAGGGAAGGGCGTCACCCGCTTCAAAGTCGGTGACCGCGTCGTCCCGCTCAACTCCGCACCCTGCGACGCCTGTTTCTTCTGCAAGGCCGGCCAGCAGAACCTCTGCGACGACCTCCTCTTCAACAACGGCGCCTACGCCGAGTACATCCGTATCCCCGCCCGCATCGTCGAAAAGAACACCCTCTTGCTCCCCGATGCGATGCCCTTCCAGCACGCCGCGCTCACCGAGCCGCTGGCCTGCGTCATGCGCGGTTTGGAGGAGTCAAACGCCACTGCAGGCAAGACGGCCATCGTCCTCGGAGCCGGCCCCATCGGCCTGCTCTTCATCCACGCCGCCGCGCTGGAAGGCCTGCACGTCATCGCCGTCGTCAAGCGCAAGGATCAGGTCGCCACCGCAAAGCACTTCGGCGCCGCACAGGTCGTCCGCCTTGCCGACGTCGAAGATTCCATCGCCGCCGCCCGCGCCCTCACGCCGGAAGGCCGCGGCGCGGACATCGTCTTCGAAGCCGTCGCCACTCCCGAGGCCTGGCAGTGGGCTGTTCAGATGGCCCGCAAAGGTGGCCTCGTCAACCTCTTCGGCGGCCCGCCCGCCGGCACTACCGCCGCCTTCGATACCAATTTGATCCACTACTCTGACCTCACCATCAAGGCCAGCTTCCACCACACGCCGTCGACCGCCCGCCGCGCCTTCGATCTACTCCGCTCCGGCCGCTTCCTCTGCGACGACTTCATCACCGGCTCCGCTTCGCTTGAAGACGTCCCCGAAGTCTTCCGCCGCATGCTCACGCGCCCCGCCGAAGGCACCGCACCGGAGATCAAGACTGCCATCTACCCACAGCAGGCCATCACCGCGGCCGAGCCTCTTACTGCAGTGGAGGCCGCATGAGCACAACTCTTGCAACACCGGTCTCCGATCAGCTCATCGGCGCGCCCGAGCTCTACCGCACACCGGCACAGCGCCCATCGCTCGCCGAAGCCCAGCAGTGGTGCAAGACCCTCGCCACCACACACTACGAAAACTTTCATGTCGCCACGTTCTTCCTTCCGTCGGCTCTGCGCCCGCACTTCCACAGTGTTTACGCCTTCTGCCGTACCTCCGACGATCTCGGCGACGAGGTAGCCGACACCGCAACCGCAACCCGCCTACTCTCCGAGTGGCGCGCCATGCTGCACGAGTGCTTCGCTACCCCTGCACTCTCGCGTCACCCTGTCTTTATCGCGCTGCAGCCAACCATCGCACAGTGCAACCTGCCCATCGAGCCCTTCGACGACCTCATCTCCGCCTTCGAGCGCGACCAGGTCTACACGCACCATGCCACGCTCGCCACGCTCGAAGACTACTCACGCTACTCCGCCAACCCCGTCGGCCGTCTCGTCCTCCTCGTCAGCGGTTACCGCTCTGACGAGCTGATGCAACTCTCCGACGAGATCTGCACCGGCCTACAGCTCGCCAACTTCTATCAGGACATCGTCGAGGACCGCGAACGTGGCCGCCGCTACATCCCCGCCGACGTCATGGCCCGCTTTAACGTCTCCGACGAGCAGCTCATCGCCCGTCACTTCGATGCCAACGTCCGTGCCATGATGCACTCCCTTGTCGAAGACGCCCGCGCCCGCCTGCTTCGCGGCCAGCGCATCGTCACGCTCGTCGACGCCGAACTCGCCGCAACGCTCTCACTCTTCGTCAAAGGCGGCCTCGCCATCCTCGACGCCATCGCCGCGCAGGACTACGATACCCTCGCCTCACGTCCCGTCGTCACTAAGGCCGCCAAACTCCGCCTTCTCGGCGGCGCGCTCTGGGGCAAGCTCACCTCCGCTTTCAGGCCCAGGCCGGGGAA carries:
- the hpnC gene encoding squalene synthase HpnC; translation: MSTTLATPVSDQLIGAPELYRTPAQRPSLAEAQQWCKTLATTHYENFHVATFFLPSALRPHFHSVYAFCRTSDDLGDEVADTATATRLLSEWRAMLHECFATPALSRHPVFIALQPTIAQCNLPIEPFDDLISAFERDQVYTHHATLATLEDYSRYSANPVGRLVLLVSGYRSDELMQLSDEICTGLQLANFYQDIVEDRERGRRYIPADVMARFNVSDEQLIARHFDANVRAMMHSLVEDARARLLRGQRIVTLVDAELAATLSLFVKGGLAILDAIAAQDYDTLASRPVVTKAAKLRLLGGALWGKLTSAFRPRPGKTQA
- a CDS encoding alcohol dehydrogenase catalytic domain-containing protein, which codes for MATLLHRDGTDTMTAAVLRGKEDLRIEQMPIPTAGPGELVLRVGAALTCGTDLKVYRRGYHAKMLTLDRLFGHELAGTVIEAGKGVTRFKVGDRVVPLNSAPCDACFFCKAGQQNLCDDLLFNNGAYAEYIRIPARIVEKNTLLLPDAMPFQHAALTEPLACVMRGLEESNATAGKTAIVLGAGPIGLLFIHAAALEGLHVIAVVKRKDQVATAKHFGAAQVVRLADVEDSIAAARALTPEGRGADIVFEAVATPEAWQWAVQMARKGGLVNLFGGPPAGTTAAFDTNLIHYSDLTIKASFHHTPSTARRAFDLLRSGRFLCDDFITGSASLEDVPEVFRRMLTRPAEGTAPEIKTAIYPQQAITAAEPLTAVEAA
- a CDS encoding ATP-binding cassette domain-containing protein, with amino-acid sequence MVGRLTEAEVSERLAAGTPVVEFRDVSIGFDGHQVLKNISFAVAHGETRIILGPAGGGKSVLMKLTNGLLMADSGEVLVVGQPLNELNEKEIFSLRAHVGMVFQESALFDSIDVEDNVAYRLEEEHVPEAEIHERVVEALRFVELEKAIAKYPPELSGGMRRRVSIARAIISRPDLILYDSPTGGLDPITSTTIIELVVKQRDVSHTTSLLITHRLQDAFTLATHRFDQQAGHMVPIPNGGIDPGTKFLVINEGRVVFDGSTEELVRTSNPWLRAYIS
- a CDS encoding dienelactone hydrolase family protein; amino-acid sequence: MIVIDTEYQDLATPSGPMRTHLVRPAAPGKYPGIILFSEIFQVTAPIRRTALQLAGHGYVVAVPEVYHEYEPLGSVLAYDQAGSDRGNALKTTKPVKQYDDDARVVLDYLASREDCSGKLGVMGICMGGHLAFRAAMNPQVRGAVCFYATDIHKGGLGEGMHDDSMARAGEIKGELLMVWGRQDPHIPTEGRMKVLNRLNEVETRLNWHEVNGAHAFLRDEGVRYDPDLARSMFGLALDLFHRTLAVG
- a CDS encoding TIGR03435 family protein, giving the protein MKRMAIAALTLLVFVVSCRRMPGQAPANTPVAASPTFAVTTVKPNTTGSQDASTEMSGGIFTATNVTLKRMIASRAYGISDARIFGGPKWMGSAKFDMQAKMESADAQRVKTLDRAHRRAMQQPMFQQMLADRFKLAVHWETREMPVYELVVGKKGSLLTPANPTEGGSGIDSDDNSLVATNVTLDELAQTLTQELQRDLGRVVVDKTGLSGRYDVKLKWTPEDDGTPGQQAADAPPTILTAIQEQLGLKLEPSKGPVKVLVIDHVEMPKGN
- a CDS encoding ABC transporter permease; the protein is MPLTSPEAFAKKIVGSIQEYALLCARIIGNLFSTPRYIADTYTQMDSIGFGSLPIVVLTGFFTGCVLALQAAVTLKQFGAINMTGRLVSLSMVKELGPVLTGLMVSGRNTSGMASELGSMKVSEQIDAMRALGTDPIRKLVAPRLVASVVMLFFLTIIADACGMAGGAAVSVLLLRLNAATFLHTSYMSLQYGDVVEGLVKPLFSGFIIATVGCYYGLKTTGGTRGVGKATTQAVVVSSVFIILVDFLVTQLMIGIFGR
- a CDS encoding Stp1/IreP family PP2C-type Ser/Thr phosphatase; translated protein: MFVLPKIEAAARTDVGLRRRSNQDSFGTDEELGLYVVCDGMGGAAGGEVASRIAVDTFLEIARQELLTLNDKNADCTRCALTRAAAAANRAVLTRANFDIALRGMGTTLVAARVTGDSVTVLNVGDSRAYLFTANGASQLTLDHSYVAEQVRRGLLTEAEAERSSFQSVITRAIGVDQDVTPDLYDATLTPGDSLLLCSDGLTRHVTREELAQIVTDTANEPADETCARMIALANAHGGSDNITCLLLRANPA
- a CDS encoding ATP-binding protein; the encoded protein is MNSQRLIAVLKWSTAAVVLAGIVAACHLKLHVNQTTVALTLLLYILFLAARWGLRYAVVMSIAATFLYNYFFLPPIGTLTISDPQNWLALFAFLATSVVGARLSERVREEAEDARLRQREIEVLYGLSRELLQTENVAGLLNAIAPAVMLVTHADAVALYLLDGDRRYLAGDPAAIPMDEIGMRQHALTLAGADTVTDTVTATHFGVLESRIPIRVGVRPRGLLIIKGVHLSTDSLDAIGSLVSIALDRAQALDSVTRAEAAKESERLRSLMIDSITHELRTPLTSIKASATTLLIHDPCGPNALDAASQRDLLTVIDEETDRLNRLVSEAVEMAQLDAQEVHMAFTPTDLVTVVDAAVDASSAVLADHDLHQHIPQLPPILADAGYIEKVLINLLENAAKYSAPGTPIFISAERHPVTVTLSVADHGQGIDSSEQELIFERFYRANSVSRHTSGTGMGLAISRAIMEAHHGSLTVTSQLGEGSVFSITLPLASQSLV